Part of the Ruania alba genome is shown below.
TCGTCGACGCCGACCATGCCGGTGAGTTGCTCACCGTGCGCCGTGCCGCGTTCGTGACCGAGGCCCAGCTCTACGACGATCCGCACATCCCCTCTCTCACCCAGACCCTGGACGAGCTCACCGAGGACCTGGCGCGTGCCGACGTCGTCACCCTCGGTGCCTGGATGGAGAACCGGCTGGTGGGCTCGGTGCGGGTGGGCCTGGAGGAGGACCGCGCGCTGCTCGGCCGCCTCGCCGTGGTGCCCGACCTGCAGGGCCAGGGCATCGGCACCCAGCTACTGATGGCGGTGCTGCACTACCTGCCCGAGCAGACCCAGGAGGTCTGGGTGTTCACCGGGCAGGACTCCAAGCAGAACCTCTCCCTCTACGCCAAGCACGGGTTCGAGCACCAATACGACCAGAACGCCGGTGACCTCACCTACGCCTACCTGCGCAAGATCCTCGGCGGGATGGCCGGTGATGACGACAGTGCCTCCGTCGACGTCCCAGGTGACGATCTGGGCGTCACGCGCTGAGGACAGAACGTTGAAGGGTTATGGGCGTTTGCCCGCCGGGTCAAACGTGGGAGTGGGGCCGAAGAGCACATTGTCCGTGGCTTCCCTCCTGCTGAGGTACCAGGAACCTCCAAGGCAGACGTACTCGTCCTGATACGTGCCGCCCCCGCAGAGCCAGTCGTCGGCCCAGCCTCCGAATGCCTGACCGAGTTGTGTCATCACAACGACGTCCGCCGTACCAGTGGCGGTGTCGCCTGAGACGGTGACGCGGTGATTCACTGTGGCGTGCTGCATCCGCGGAAACTGTGCCCACTGGTGCCGAACCGCGGCCTGAATCTCGCCCAGGCCGACGAACTCGCGGGCTGGGCCCACCTTCCAGACAGCGTTGGGGGACCAGACCGACTTCCACACGTCCGCATCACGGTGGTCCGCGCCCCAGCAATATCGGGCAGCAAGGTCGCGAATCTCCTCCAGCGATTCCAGGTGGTGCAGCCGTCGAGTGATCGATGCGAGTTCGTCCATCTGAGCAAACTAGACCCGACCTGCGACATGACCGTCTCTGGCTGAGCCGTCGTCATATCGTCTAGGCTGGACCCATCGCGACTGGCGCAGGTGGATCACCACCGGGGAGCGATGCAGAAGACGAGCCTCACGGTCGCCCGCCTGGGCCGCGAGGGTACCGCCGATGCATCCACCTGGAGGATCCATGACCCAGTCCGTGTCCGAGCAGGCCACCACGCCGGTGCGTGACCAGAGCCTCGCCGAACTCGACCCCGAGATCGCCGCCGTCCTCGAGGGGGAGCTGGGCCGCCAGCGCGACACCCTCGAGATGATCGCGAGCGAGAACTTCGTCCCCCGCGCCGTCCTGCAGGCCCAGGGGTCGGTGCTCACGAACAAGTACGCCGAGGGCTATCCCGGCAAGCGCTACTACGGCGGCTGCGAGCAGGTCGACATCGCCGAGAACCTCGCGATCGACCGGGCCAAGGCGCTCTTCGGCGCCGAGTACGCCAACGTGCAGCCGCACTCCGGTGCCACGGCCAACGCCGCGGTGCTGCACGCGCTGGCCACCCCGGGCGACACCATCCTCGGGCTCTCCCTGGCCCACGGTGGGCACCTGACGCACGGGATGAAGATCAACTTCTCCGGCAAGCTCTATAACGTCGCCGCCTACGGCGTGGACCCGGACACCTACCGGGTGGACATGGACGCCGTGCGCGATGCCGCCCTCGAGCACAAGCCCAAGGTGATCATCGCCGGCTGGTCCGCCTACCCGCGCCAGCTCGACTTCGCCGCCTTCCGTGAGATCGCCGACGAGGTCGGCGCCTACCTGTGGACCGACATGGCGCATTTCGCCGGTCTGGTGGCCGCGGGGCTGCACCCGAGCCCGGTGCCGCACTCCGACGTCGTCTCCACCACCGTGCACAAGACGCTTGGCGGGCCTCGTTCCGGCCTGATCCTCGCCCGGGACGCCGAAGGCTTCGGCAAGAAGCTCAACTCGGCAGTGTTCCCCGGCCAGCAGGGTGGCCCGCTGATGCACGTGATCGCCGCGAAGGCGGTCGCACTCAAGGTGGCCGCCGGTGAGGAGTTCGCCGCGCGGCAGGCAGCCACCGTGCAGGGAGCGCAGATCCTCGCCGAGCGGCTCACCGCTGCCGATGTCGCGGGCGCCGGGGTGTCGGTGCTCACCGGCGGCACCGACGTGCACCTGACCCTGGTGGACCTGCGGGACTCCGCCCTGGACGGTCAGCAGGCGGAGGACCTCCTGCACTCAGCCGGCATCACCGTGAACCGCAACGCGGTCCCGTTCGACCCGCGCCCGCCGCGGGTGACCTCGGGCCTGCGGATCGGCACCCCGGCGCTCGCCTCCCGCGGGTTCGGCGAGACCGAGTTCCGCGAGGTGGCCGACATCATCGGCACCGTGCTCGCCGCCGGAACCGGTGCGGACATCGAGGCCGCCAAGGCCCGGGTGCAGAAGCTCACCGACGCGTTCCCGCTCTACCCGGGACTGGCCCAGTGAGCGCCCCGGAGCAGACCGGCGCGCGGATGATGCCCGGCAAGCCGGTCGCCGAGGCGGTCTTCGCCGACCTGGCCCCCCGGATCGAGGCGCTCGTGGCCGCCGGGCACCGCCCGGGCCTGGGCACGATCCTGGTGGGCGATGACTCGGCCAGCGCGGGCTACATCCGGATGAAGCAGGAGCGGGCCGGCGAACTCGGCTTCACCTCCCCGCACATCCACCTCGGTCAGGACGCGTCCCAGGCGGACGTACTGGCTGCGATCACTGAGATGAACGACGCCGACGACGTGGATGCGGTGCTGATGCAGCACCCGACCCCGCCGCAGATCGACTTCGACGCCGCGCTGCTCGCCCTCGACCCGGACAAGGACGTGGACGGGCTGCACCCGGTGAACATGGGGCGCCTGGCGCTCGGCATGCCCGGCCCGGTGCCGTGCACGCCGGCCGGGATCGAGGCGATCCTCGCTCACTACGAGGTGCCGATCTCCGGCCGGGAGGTGTGCATCCTCGGCCGCGGCACCACGCTCGGCCGTCCGCTCGCACTGCTGCTCTCCCAGAAGCGCCCGACGGCGAACGCGGCCGTGACCGTGGTGCACACCGGGGTACCGAACTGGGCCGACTACACCCGCCGGGCCGAGGTGGTCATCGCGGCCGCCGGGGTGCCGGGGATCCTGCAGCCGGAGCACCTGACGGCGGGGGTCACCGTGGTCGGGGGAGGCGTGCGCTACGAAGGGCGCAAGCTGCTGCCGGATGTCGACGAGTCCTGCGAGGCCGTGGCCGGCGCGATCACCCCGCGGGTGGGTGGCGTGGGCCCGACCACCATCGCGATGCTGTTCCAGAACGCCGTCGAGGCGGCCGAGCGTCGGGCGTAGTTCCCACCGCCGTGGGCAGGGTTGTGGTCGCTTGTCGGCCTGAAAGCGACCACAACCCTGCCGTGGTTCCAAGGGAACGATCGTAGATCCGCCCCGGGCGGGTTGGGATCGACCATGATCCCGCCCCGGCGGGCTGGGGTCAGCCGAGGAAGCGGATCAGCAGCCGGCGCAGATCGGCGAGTTCGGTCTCGTCCAGGTCGTGCGTGACCAGGCCGTCGATCGCATCCGGCACGTTCAGCGAGCTCAGCGCCGCGAACCCCTCGCCGGTGATCTCCACGATGTGACGACGGCGGTCCTCGGGGTGCGGGTAGCGGCGCACGTAGCCGGTGCGTTCCAGGCCGAGGATGATCCGGCTCATCGTCTGCTCGGTCACGCCCGTGTGCTCGGCGATCTCCCGCTGGGAGTGGCCACCGCCGGCCAGCACGGCCAGCACCGGCAGCGAGGCGTGGCTGAGCGACCACTGGGCGAGATAGGTGTCCCAGGCCCGTTCCACCCGCCGGGCCGCGGCGGAGAGCAACCGGCCGGTGGGCCACTCGTCCGGGCGCTCGGCCACGCCCGGGCCCGGTGCGGGCGTGGGCTCGTCAGGTAGAGGGGCAGACTGCGGCACGACGTCCATCCTGGCACGGGCCGCCGCCTCCACCCTTCGCCGAGTGCGGCCCTTCTCGCTCACCTTGTGAGATATAGCCGAAAAGGCCCGCACTCGATTCCAAAGTCGCGGTCCATTTGCTTGCGCGAAGGAGGGCTCCCGTCGCAGAATGCTCAGCATGCTGACTAATGCCGGTGCGAGCAGCCGCCGACCCGCTCTGGTGCGCTCCCTCATGGTTGCCCTCGCGCTCGTCGCCTGGCTCGCCATCGGAGGCTTCGGCGGGATGGCGCAGGGCAATCTCTCGGGAGTCCAGGAGAACGACCCCGCAGCCTTCCTGCCCGAGAGTGCCGAGTCCACCCAGGCGAACGAGCTGATCGCCGATTTCTCCGAGGACACCTCGCTTCCCGCGCTGCTGGTGATCGAAGCTGATGATGGCGGGGCACTCACCCCGCAGGACCTGGCCGCCATCGGCACCCTCGCCGAATCCATCCCTGGTCTGGACCTGCCCGGCGGGGCAACAGTCGCCGACTACCTGGTCACGTCCCAGATCCCGACCGTTCCCAGCGAGGACGGTGAGGCGGCGCTCCTCCCTATCTCTCTGGATGCCGCCCAGGCGAGCGACCTGCTCGGCGAGGACGAGGAGCGGGTCTCCACCGCCGTCACCGAACGCATCCGTGCCGAGGTAGCCGACACCCTCCCCGATGCCGACCTGGCCGGCTGGGTGACCGGACCGGCCGCCGGTGTGGCCGACCTGGTCTCGGCCTTTGCCGGGATCGACGGCATCCTGCTCGGCGTGGCGCTGGCGGTGGTGCTGGTGATTCTCGCGATCGTCTACCGGTCCCCGCTGCTGCCCTTCGCCGTCATTCTCACCTCGGTGTTCTCCCTGTGCCTGGCGGCACTGGTGATCGTGCCGCTGGCTGGCGCCGACGTGCTCCTCCTGAACGGGCAGAGCCAGGGCATCCTCTCCATCCTCGTGATCGGCGCTGCCACCGACTACTCGCTGTTGCTGGTGGCCCGCTACCGCGAGGAGCTCACCCGCAACGAGCACCCCGCCGCCGCGATGCGGGCCGCCTGGCGTGCCACGCTGGAGCCGATCGCGGCCAGTGCCGGCACCGTGATCGTGGGCCTGCTGTGCCTGTTGCTCTCCGACCTCGGCTCCAACGCCAGCCTCGGTCCGATCGCCGCGATCGGCATCGTGGCCTCGGTCCTCGGTGCGCTCACGCTGTTGCCGGCCCTGTTGCTCGTGCTCGGCGCGCGGTCCCGTGCCATGTTCTGGCCGTCCCGCCCCCGTTACGCCCCGGAGAGGTCCGTGCAGGACGCGGGCGTGCCCACCACCGGCCTGTGGGCCCGGGTGGCGACCCTGGTGACCAAGCGAGCCCGGGTGGTCTGGGTGAGTACCGCCGTCGTGCTGGGTGTGCTGGCGGCCTTCGCCACGACCTTCCAGGCCGAGGGCACCAGCGACAACGACGTCTTCCTCAGCGAGGTGGAGTCCGTGGCCGGGGAGGAGGTGCTCGCCGAGCACTTCGCCGTCGGCACCGTGCAGCCGATCCAGGTGGTCGCGCCCGAGGGGTCCACCGATGATGTCCTCGCCGCTGCCGAGAGTGTCGACGGCGTCACGTCCGCGGCCGTGGTGACCGAGGGGTCCGGCCAGGGCGTGCCTGGGCAGGGTGAGGCGATGGTGATCGACGGGCGCGTCCTGGTGGAGGTGGTCACCACCGATTCCGCGGAGAGCCAGGCCGTGCTGGCGACCGTGACCGAGGTGCGGACCGCCCTGGAAACGGTGAACGAGGACATCCTCGTCGGTGGCGAGGCTGCGCAACGCCTGGACACCCAGGAGACGGCCGAGCGCGACCTGCGCACCATCATCCCGGTGGTCCTGCTCGTGATCGCGCTGATGTTGATGATCCTGCTGCGCTCCGTGGTGGCTCCGCTAGTCCTGCTGGCCGCGAACGTCCTGTCCTTCGCCGCCACCATGGGGCTTTCCGCCCTGGTGTTCAACCACCTGCTCGACTTCCCCGGCGCCGACGCCACGGTGCCGCTGTACGGCTTCGTGTTCCTGGTGGCGCTCGGGATCGACTACTCCATCTTCCTGATGACGCGGGTGCGAGAGGAGTCGTTGCAGCTCGGCACCCGGCCCGGGGTGCGCACGGGGCTGGCGGTGACGGGGGGAGTGATCACCTCGGCCGGCCTGGTGCTCGCGGCCACGTTCTCCGCGCTGTGGGTGATCCCGCTGCTGTTCCTGGCTCAGCTCGCGTTCATCGTGGCCGTGGGCGTGCTG
Proteins encoded:
- a CDS encoding GNAT family N-acetyltransferase is translated as MDELKIDVVDADHAGELLTVRRAAFVTEAQLYDDPHIPSLTQTLDELTEDLARADVVTLGAWMENRLVGSVRVGLEEDRALLGRLAVVPDLQGQGIGTQLLMAVLHYLPEQTQEVWVFTGQDSKQNLSLYAKHGFEHQYDQNAGDLTYAYLRKILGGMAGDDDSASVDVPGDDLGVTR
- a CDS encoding nuclear transport factor 2 family protein; protein product: MDELASITRRLHHLESLEEIRDLAARYCWGADHRDADVWKSVWSPNAVWKVGPAREFVGLGEIQAAVRHQWAQFPRMQHATVNHRVTVSGDTATGTADVVVMTQLGQAFGGWADDWLCGGGTYQDEYVCLGGSWYLSRREATDNVLFGPTPTFDPAGKRP
- the glyA gene encoding serine hydroxymethyltransferase encodes the protein MTQSVSEQATTPVRDQSLAELDPEIAAVLEGELGRQRDTLEMIASENFVPRAVLQAQGSVLTNKYAEGYPGKRYYGGCEQVDIAENLAIDRAKALFGAEYANVQPHSGATANAAVLHALATPGDTILGLSLAHGGHLTHGMKINFSGKLYNVAAYGVDPDTYRVDMDAVRDAALEHKPKVIIAGWSAYPRQLDFAAFREIADEVGAYLWTDMAHFAGLVAAGLHPSPVPHSDVVSTTVHKTLGGPRSGLILARDAEGFGKKLNSAVFPGQQGGPLMHVIAAKAVALKVAAGEEFAARQAATVQGAQILAERLTAADVAGAGVSVLTGGTDVHLTLVDLRDSALDGQQAEDLLHSAGITVNRNAVPFDPRPPRVTSGLRIGTPALASRGFGETEFREVADIIGTVLAAGTGADIEAAKARVQKLTDAFPLYPGLAQ
- a CDS encoding bifunctional 5,10-methylenetetrahydrofolate dehydrogenase/5,10-methenyltetrahydrofolate cyclohydrolase, with amino-acid sequence MSAPEQTGARMMPGKPVAEAVFADLAPRIEALVAAGHRPGLGTILVGDDSASAGYIRMKQERAGELGFTSPHIHLGQDASQADVLAAITEMNDADDVDAVLMQHPTPPQIDFDAALLALDPDKDVDGLHPVNMGRLALGMPGPVPCTPAGIEAILAHYEVPISGREVCILGRGTTLGRPLALLLSQKRPTANAAVTVVHTGVPNWADYTRRAEVVIAAAGVPGILQPEHLTAGVTVVGGGVRYEGRKLLPDVDESCEAVAGAITPRVGGVGPTTIAMLFQNAVEAAERRA
- a CDS encoding MarR family winged helix-turn-helix transcriptional regulator — protein: MPQSAPLPDEPTPAPGPGVAERPDEWPTGRLLSAAARRVERAWDTYLAQWSLSHASLPVLAVLAGGGHSQREIAEHTGVTEQTMSRIILGLERTGYVRRYPHPEDRRRHIVEITGEGFAALSSLNVPDAIDGLVTHDLDETELADLRRLLIRFLG
- a CDS encoding MMPL family transporter translates to MLTNAGASSRRPALVRSLMVALALVAWLAIGGFGGMAQGNLSGVQENDPAAFLPESAESTQANELIADFSEDTSLPALLVIEADDGGALTPQDLAAIGTLAESIPGLDLPGGATVADYLVTSQIPTVPSEDGEAALLPISLDAAQASDLLGEDEERVSTAVTERIRAEVADTLPDADLAGWVTGPAAGVADLVSAFAGIDGILLGVALAVVLVILAIVYRSPLLPFAVILTSVFSLCLAALVIVPLAGADVLLLNGQSQGILSILVIGAATDYSLLLVARYREELTRNEHPAAAMRAAWRATLEPIAASAGTVIVGLLCLLLSDLGSNASLGPIAAIGIVASVLGALTLLPALLLVLGARSRAMFWPSRPRYAPERSVQDAGVPTTGLWARVATLVTKRARVVWVSTAVVLGVLAAFATTFQAEGTSDNDVFLSEVESVAGEEVLAEHFAVGTVQPIQVVAPEGSTDDVLAAAESVDGVTSAAVVTEGSGQGVPGQGEAMVIDGRVLVEVVTTDSAESQAVLATVTEVRTALETVNEDILVGGEAAQRLDTQETAERDLRTIIPVVLLVIALMLMILLRSVVAPLVLLAANVLSFAATMGLSALVFNHLLDFPGADATVPLYGFVFLVALGIDYSIFLMTRVREESLQLGTRPGVRTGLAVTGGVITSAGLVLAATFSALWVIPLLFLAQLAFIVAVGVLIDTFVVRSLLVPGLVHDLGRRTWWPWARRMPAD